The DNA region AGAAAACCAGCGCTACGGCGATCATAAACCATACGCCGAATACAGTCTTATCGGAAGCCTGCGTGACTTCCTGTACTATTTCCTGTACGTCCATACTATTACCTCCAATTGAATAAAAAGAGTGCATGAGCATCTTTGCCCATGCACTCCTTTGTGCAAATAATATTATTTTCAAGCGCTTGTATACAGCAATACCATGTATGAGTGACCCCAAAACAAAAGGCTGCATGACACTCATCATGCAGCCCCGTTGCTGTTTATGTGCATAGTATACACCCGTATCATGCATTTGTCAAGAGGGTAAAATCAGTTTTGTAATATCAAACATTTTTTATTCACACTTCAATATTACACAATGTGAAATCTGATGATTTTTCAGCAATTGAATATCAACTTTCCAAAATTTAACATTTCAGACATATATTCATCAACCATATGCCATAACAAAGAGCCATACTCTCGACACCGATAGTATGGCTCTTATCATATGTTAAATTGCGTTCAATTCCGATTTGCTTATTTCAGAGCTTCCGAACGGGCATTGATATAATCCGCCAGCATATCAACAGTCTTGTCGATACCCAGCTTCGAGCTGTTTACAGAAAGATCGTAAAGTCTCGAATCGCCCCACTTGCCGGATACATGATAGTTGTGGTAGCGCTTACGCTTCTTATCCTTTTTAGCGATAAACTTCTCAGCATCTTCGCGGTTCAGTTCATACACTTTCATTACACGCTCGATCTTAGATTCCATATCACCCAGTATGAAAAGTGATACCAGTCCGGGGTACTTTTTCAGCTTTGTCTCCGAACATCTTCCCACCACCACGAAGGACTCACCGCTTGCAGCTTTTTCATCAATGATATTGAACTGCATCTCAGCGATATTATCCTCGATGGAATTGCTGTATCCGTTTACTTTTCTTGAAAGAAGCTTCATCTTGGGGACTTCATTGTACTTTTCTACCTGTTCAACTGTCATGCCCATTTTTTCTGCTATCTCGGTTATGAGATGTCTGTCATACAGAGGCAGACCGAATCTTTCTGCCAGTGCCTGAGCAATAACACGTCCGCCGCTTCCGAATTCACGGCCGATTGAAATAATGATCTGAGACATAATTTTTACCTCCTCACATCAGACATATCTTACAAAGAGATATATCGTTGAAATCGTAAGAACTATAACTGTGGCAGGCGCAAGCTTTTTGCAGTAACGTCCCCAGCTGATGGGATGACCGTTCTTAGCTGCAACAGATGTGCCCACAACGTTTGCAGAAGCACCGATAGGTGTGGCACTTCCGCCGATATCCGTACCGATAGCCAGTGCCCAAGCCAGCGTGCTGATAGGTGTTCCCGATGCAGCCGCAAGGTTTTTGATGACAGGCACCATTGTCGCAGCAAATGGAATATTATCCACAAAAGCACTTGCTATTGCAGATACCCATACGATGATAGCTATCATCAGCTTCACATCGCCGCCGCTTATGTTTTCAATGAACTTCGCGATCTTATCAAGTATGTCTGTTTCTTCCAGACCGCTTACAACTATGAAGAGTCCGATAAAGAACAGAAGTGTCTTGTAATCCACCTTTTTGAGTATCTCAGCAGCGTGTTTAGCGTTAGCGATAAGAGTTATTATACCGATAAACAGACCGATGGTCGCTACTGTAAGGTGAGTTGTGCCGTGGGTTATGAGAAGAACTACCGCACAGCCGAAAATAATACTGCTGATGATAAAATCCTTCTTGTTGGTTATAGCCTCGGAAGGCTTGGGAAGTTTAGAGATATCGATCTTTTCACCATCCTTGGTGACGAGATCTTTCCTGAATGCCAGATATAGGAAAAGGACCGAAACAACAAGGCTGATGCCTGCCGCGATACCTGTATTCATCAGGAAATCGAAGAAAGAGAATCCCAGAGAAGTACCGATGATTATGTTAGGGGGATCTCCGCACATTGTTGCGCTGCCGCCGAGGTTTGCGCAGAATATCTCGGAAAGTATCATAGGTATGGGGTTGAATTTCAGAAGATGTGCAAGCTCTACCGTTACAGCCGCAAGGAACATGATAACGGTTATGCTGTCGATGAACATCGAAAGCACTGCTGCAAGTATGGTGAATGTAAGAAAGACGGGAACAGTCTTGCATTTTACAAGAAACGCTATCTTCATGCAGAGCCAGCGGAAAAATCCCGCCTTAGCCATGCCTTCCACCATCAGCATCATACCCGCAATGAATATTATCGTCGCCCAGTTGATGCCCGCGCTTTCACTTTCCTCGACCTGATACCAGAAATCTTTTTTGAAGAAATCACCCAGAGCGAGTGTCCTGACTATGGCAGAACCATTCTTCATGCACAAGCCGAATACGACTCCAAGCGTGAGAATACCACTGCCAAGTGTAACATATTGCCTTTCGATCTTGTCAAGTACGATCATGATGAACATACCAACAAAGATGATAACGGCAAATGTCTGTGCTGCTACCATTTATAGACCTCCTAAACCACGAGAAAAACGCAGTTCATATTTTATAGAATACATACCTTTCAGCCACGCTCTGACCGTATTGATCGTGTATGTATTTTATCATGGATTTAAGTGCGATGCCGCATTTAGCGAACATCTTGCTTTTGCTCGAATGTAGTGGAAAATAATTCCATATATTATAATATCAAATTAACACAGTTAATTATTATATCACAAACATAATTAAAAGTCAACGAACAAAATATTTTAAAAATAAGAATTATACGTTGCACTTAGAGTAAAACAGCACAAAAAGAATAATGAATGAGCGTTCAGCGCACAGCGGCGGTAACACGATCATTCATTATTCTCTGTATATTATACATTTTTCCCCAATGATCTTTCAGAATCAAAGATCAATTCTCCCAGGACACGGATAAGATGCTCCGCTTCAACAGGTTTGGTCAGATGTTCGTTCATTCCCGCCTGCATTGAAAGCTGAACGTCCTCATCAAAGGCATTTGCTGTCAGCGCAATGATAGGTATGCGTTTTGCATCTTCCCTATCCATGGCACGTATTACCCTTGCTGCTTCAAGACCATC from Ruminococcus albus AD2013 includes:
- a CDS encoding SLC13 family permease, giving the protein MVAAQTFAVIIFVGMFIMIVLDKIERQYVTLGSGILTLGVVFGLCMKNGSAIVRTLALGDFFKKDFWYQVEESESAGINWATIIFIAGMMLMVEGMAKAGFFRWLCMKIAFLVKCKTVPVFLTFTILAAVLSMFIDSITVIMFLAAVTVELAHLLKFNPIPMILSEIFCANLGGSATMCGDPPNIIIGTSLGFSFFDFLMNTGIAAGISLVVSVLFLYLAFRKDLVTKDGEKIDISKLPKPSEAITNKKDFIISSIIFGCAVVLLITHGTTHLTVATIGLFIGIITLIANAKHAAEILKKVDYKTLLFFIGLFIVVSGLEETDILDKIAKFIENISGGDVKLMIAIIVWVSAIASAFVDNIPFAATMVPVIKNLAAASGTPISTLAWALAIGTDIGGSATPIGASANVVGTSVAAKNGHPISWGRYCKKLAPATVIVLTISTIYLFVRYV
- a CDS encoding AAA family ATPase, whose amino-acid sequence is MSQIIISIGREFGSGGRVIAQALAERFGLPLYDRHLITEIAEKMGMTVEQVEKYNEVPKMKLLSRKVNGYSNSIEDNIAEMQFNIIDEKAASGESFVVVGRCSETKLKKYPGLVSLFILGDMESKIERVMKVYELNREDAEKFIAKKDKKRKRYHNYHVSGKWGDSRLYDLSVNSSKLGIDKTVDMLADYINARSEALK